The segment ATTCCAATTTTGTGATGAATGCCCAGGGCGATTTTCATCGCCCTTACGGGTCACGATAAAATTTAACCCGGCCCGCTAACGGAATGGCGACGTACCAGCGTCGGACTGAACATATTGGTCACTTCCGGCATCGGCAAATCGTTTGCCAGTGCTAACGCCAGTTGGGCGGCTTGCTGCGCCATGGTCACAATCGGGTAACGTACCGTGGTCAGACGCGGGCGCACGTAGCGTGATACCAGCACATCGTCGAAACCAATCAGCGACATCTCTTCCGGCACGCGGATACCGTTATCGCTCAACACCGCCAGCGCGCCAGCGGCCATAGAATCGTTGTAACAGGCCACTGCGGTGAACTGCTTGCCGCGACCGAGGAGTTCGGTCATCGCCTGTTCGCCGCCTACTTCATCCGGTTCGCCCCAGGCAACCAGACGATCATTACTCGGCAGACCATGTTCTTTCAGCGCATCGTAATAACCCTGGAGGCGGTCTTCGGCGTCAGAAATGGTGTGGGTGGAACAGATGAAAGCAATCTGGGTATGGCCCTGTTGGATCAAATGGCGTGTCGCCAGCCAGGCACCGTAGCGGTCATCCAGCGCAATGCAGCGTGACTCAAACCCTTTCAGTAACCGATTCAGCAACACCATACCGGGGACTTGCTTCATCAGTTGCTCCAGATCATCGTCCGGGATCTTCTTGGCGTGCACCACCAGCGCCGCGCAGCGATGGCGCATCAGTTGCTCAATCGCCTGACGCTCTTTTTGTTCGTTATGGTAACCGTTACCAATCAGCAAAAAGTTGCCGGTCTGGCCCGCCACTTCATCAACGGCTTTAACCATCGCGCCAAAGAACGGGTCGGAAACATCACCGACTACCAGGCCGAGTGTTTCGGTGGATTGCTGTGCCAGCGCGCGTGCGTTGGCGTTTGGGTGGTATTGCAACTGCTCCATTGCCTGAGTCACGGCGAGGCGTGAACTCTCGCTGGCCTTGGGGGAATTATTAATCACGCGGGATACGGTCGCGACCGAGACCCCAGCCATTCTGGCGACATCCTTAATGGTAGCCATGCGTTAGCCTGCTTCCGGGAAAACGTTTACACATGCCTCCAGTGTTACGGAAATCCCCCAGCGTCGCAACCCGGCAGAATGCCAGCGCTGTCGCAAAAGTGCGGAAAATCAGACGCTCGCGGCAGGCTTTAGCCCGGCGCAGCCCCTATGTTATGCTGGCGGAACGAATCACACCTGCCTGCCGGACCCTAATCATGAAAACACGCGTGCCACATCTGGCGCACTGGGGCGCTTTTACCGCGGTGACGGAAAATGGCCGTCTCACCGGTTGCGAACCGTTCTTCGCCGATGCCGATCCTTCACCGATGCTGAATACCATCCCTGAGCTGGTTTATTCGGACAAACGTATTCGCCAGCCGATGGTGCGTCGTTCGTGGCTAAAATCCCGTGAGAACAGCGATCGCACGCTGCGTGGTCGCGAAGATTTTGTCGCAGTGGACTGGGACACCGCGCTGGATCTGGTGGCGGAGGAAAATCGCCGGGTGCGCGACCGTTACGGTGCATCAGGCATTTTTAACGGTTCCTATGGCTGGTCCTCAGCCGGACGCGTAAACCACGCACGCACGCTGATCCGTCGCTTCTATTTTCAGGGCGGCGGCGGGGTTGACCAGCAGGGCAACTACAGTTGGGGGGCGGCGCAGTTCTTTTTACCTTATGTGATTGGCACTTACATGCCGCTGACCGGCCGAGTCACCGACTGGCCGGATGTGGTGGAACATGCCGAGATCTTTATCGCCTTTGGTGGCCTGGCGCTGAAAAATGCTCAGGTAGCGTCCGGTGGCGCGGGGCAGCACAGCCTGAAACCGGCGCTGGAGCAACTGACCGCCAAGGGCACGCCGATCATTAACATCAGCCCGATGCGTGATGACTGCCCGGCGTTCGTCAATGCCGAGTGGATTCCAATTCGTCCCAATACCGATGTGGCATTGATGCTGGCGCTGGGCTTCGAAATTACCCGGCGTCAGGCGGTGGATGAGGCGTTTCTCGCCAGCCACTGCACCGGTTGGCCGCAGCTACGCGCCTATCTGCTGGGCGAGAATGATGGTATTGCCAAAACGCCGGAATGGGCCAGCCAGATCACCGGTATCCCAGCCGCGCGCATTGCGTTACTGGCGCAACAACTGATTGGCAAACGCAGCTTTATCACCTGTTCTTATTCGGTACAGCGCGCCCATCGCGGTGAACAGCCCTACTGGATGATGATTGCGCTGTCGTCGATGCTGGGTCAGCCCGGTTTGCCTGGCGGCGGTTTCTCCTTTGGTCATGGTTCGATGAACAGCGTCGGCAACCCGCGTCAGGAAGGCCCGGCTCCGCTGATGAGTACCGGACCCAATCCGTCTGGTCTGTCGATTCCGGTGGCGCGCATCAGTGATATGTTGCTCAACCCCGGCCAGCCCTACAGCTTCCAGGGCGAGACGTTGCATTACCCGGATATCCATCTGGTGCATTGGGCGGGTGGCAACCCGTTCCATCATCATCAGCAACTGAATCGTCTGGTCGAAGGCTGGCAGCGCCCGGATACCGTGGTGGTGCAGGATATCGTCTGGACGCCAGCGGCGCAGATGGCGGATATCGTGCTACCTGCCACTACCACGCTGGAACGCAACGATATTGGCGGCTCCTCGCGTGATCGCTTTGTGCTGGCGATGCATCAGGCGATTAAACCGCAGCATCAGGCGCGCCATGACTTTGATATCTTTGCCGATTTAGCCGATCGTCTTGGTTATCGCGAGGTGTTCACCGAAGGGCGCAATGAGATGCAATGGATTGAGCATCTCTATCAGCAGTGCGCAGTGGCGCATGCGCGCAAAGGGATCCACTTCCCGGAGTTTGGTGAGTTCTGGCAGCGTGGTTTTGTCGAAATCCCGCAGGGAGGCGCGCCTTACGTGTTTATGGATGCGTTTCGTGCCAACCCGGTGGCGAATCCGATTCAGACCGCCAGCGGCAAAATTGAACTGTTTTGCCAGACCATCGCGGATTACCAACTGGAGGATTTCGCCGGTCACCCGGAATGGCGTGAGCCGCAGGAGTGGCTGGGGGCAAGACTGAGCGAGCAGTTCCCGCTGCATATGATCTCGATTCAACCCTCCGATCGCCTGCACAGCCAGCTCGACGCTACCGCGACAGTGCAGGCCAACAAAACCGCCGGGCGTGAAACCCTGTATATGCATCCGCAGGATGCGGCGGCGCGTGCAATTAACGATGGCGACGAGATTGAAGTCAGCAACGCGCGTGGCCGCATGTTGGCAGGCGTGCGTGTAACCGATGGCCTGACACCGGGCGTGGTGATTATCTCGACCGGGGCCTGGTTTGACCCCGGCTTTGGCCGCGCCTGGCAGCCGTGGGACCGCGCCGGTAACCCGAATGTATTGACGCTGGATATTGGCACTTCGTCGTTAACCCAGGGGCCAAACGCCATGAGTTGCCTGGTGGAAATCAAAAAACATGAGGTTTGCACAATCCAGTAAGAATCTCATCGCTGGTTACATTTTGCGGGTAACTGTTGCGTTTGAGAGATGGCATCCCGTCTCTGCGCCTTGCTACAGTCAGGGTCCCAGAGGTATTGATGGGTGAACATCAAAAAGTTTTCTTGATTACACCGACCTGCGCAGATGCGCAGGTTTTTTTTGCCCGCACATTTCGCTAACGAACTGAAACACAGTTTTCCTGTTATCCCGCCTCGCGTTTCTTTATAACTGCTGCGTATAGCCTGTTTATCTATTCCGCCGCGGTAATATCATGCCCCGAATAAAAAAATTTCTGGGAAAAGACCAGATTCAAGCTCCATTTAATCCCTTTCGTTTTCGCCTGATCTGTCTGGGTGTGCTCTCCTGTCTGGGCCTGTTGCTGGCACGCGTCGGCGATTTGCAGCTGATTAACCACCCGATGCTGGAACACGAAGCGGATCAGCGTTCACTGCGTACCGTGACGTTGCCGACTAACCGTGGCACCTTACTCGACCGCGATGGTGAAGCGCTGGCA is part of the Pantoea phytobeneficialis genome and harbors:
- the galR gene encoding HTH-type transcriptional regulator GalR — encoded protein: MATIKDVARMAGVSVATVSRVINNSPKASESSRLAVTQAMEQLQYHPNANARALAQQSTETLGLVVGDVSDPFFGAMVKAVDEVAGQTGNFLLIGNGYHNEQKERQAIEQLMRHRCAALVVHAKKIPDDDLEQLMKQVPGMVLLNRLLKGFESRCIALDDRYGAWLATRHLIQQGHTQIAFICSTHTISDAEDRLQGYYDALKEHGLPSNDRLVAWGEPDEVGGEQAMTELLGRGKQFTAVACYNDSMAAGALAVLSDNGIRVPEEMSLIGFDDVLVSRYVRPRLTTVRYPIVTMAQQAAQLALALANDLPMPEVTNMFSPTLVRRHSVSGPG
- a CDS encoding molybdopterin-dependent oxidoreductase; its protein translation is MKTRVPHLAHWGAFTAVTENGRLTGCEPFFADADPSPMLNTIPELVYSDKRIRQPMVRRSWLKSRENSDRTLRGREDFVAVDWDTALDLVAEENRRVRDRYGASGIFNGSYGWSSAGRVNHARTLIRRFYFQGGGGVDQQGNYSWGAAQFFLPYVIGTYMPLTGRVTDWPDVVEHAEIFIAFGGLALKNAQVASGGAGQHSLKPALEQLTAKGTPIINISPMRDDCPAFVNAEWIPIRPNTDVALMLALGFEITRRQAVDEAFLASHCTGWPQLRAYLLGENDGIAKTPEWASQITGIPAARIALLAQQLIGKRSFITCSYSVQRAHRGEQPYWMMIALSSMLGQPGLPGGGFSFGHGSMNSVGNPRQEGPAPLMSTGPNPSGLSIPVARISDMLLNPGQPYSFQGETLHYPDIHLVHWAGGNPFHHHQQLNRLVEGWQRPDTVVVQDIVWTPAAQMADIVLPATTTLERNDIGGSSRDRFVLAMHQAIKPQHQARHDFDIFADLADRLGYREVFTEGRNEMQWIEHLYQQCAVAHARKGIHFPEFGEFWQRGFVEIPQGGAPYVFMDAFRANPVANPIQTASGKIELFCQTIADYQLEDFAGHPEWREPQEWLGARLSEQFPLHMISIQPSDRLHSQLDATATVQANKTAGRETLYMHPQDAAARAINDGDEIEVSNARGRMLAGVRVTDGLTPGVVIISTGAWFDPGFGRAWQPWDRAGNPNVLTLDIGTSSLTQGPNAMSCLVEIKKHEVCTIQ